The following is a genomic window from Ictalurus furcatus strain D&B chromosome 14, Billie_1.0, whole genome shotgun sequence.
AACCCAAATGTGCTGAAagcttggttaaaaaaaaaaaaaaaaaacccattcagaACATGTACAAAGATCCTGAGAAAGACACTAGTGTAATGTTTTTGACGTTTTTTGGTCAATTCGTTCAAATGGAGCAGAAgcagtttaaacaataaaaaccgtttaaaaaaaaaaaaaagtgaactgtAGAacccagagtgtgtgtgtgtaagctgtgTGAGCTGTGATTCTAGTCTTCACAGAGGGGGGAAGTGCAGTTTCTCCAGAAGCAGAGAGTCGTAGAGGGGCGGGGCTACTACTTTCAACCAATCACAGTCCGCCTACGTTTAAATAGCTCTTTGTGTCaatcatgtgtttttttttttcactggtcGGGTTCGCCTCCCCTCTATCGCCATATTGGGCACCGAAAAGTCATTGTTATTTCTTCCTTTTACTACGACGCTGAAGTTGACAGGAGTGGCCGTCGCGAGTGCATTGTTGTTTTGATGCTCCGTAGGAGGaaatacgcgcacacacacacgcgcacacacgcgctctctctctcgttctctctctctctctgtgtgtctctctctgtctctctctctctctctctctctctgtgtgtttttttttttttgtttccgcTCGGGggctttaaagctttaaagtgTGTCTCCTGCGTGGCATGCGCGCGCGCTCGGGGGCAACTCGGAGTGTTGTTTTGGTGGATTAAACCGGACTTTCTGATTAttgttcattttctcttttccccccatttttgtGTGTAATACTTGTAAACATTTCCCGAGCTGTAAAACAAGAAAAGAACAATGTCTAACGTGCGCCTGTCGAACGGGAGCCCGACCCTGGAGAGGATGGACGCGGCGAGGCTGGGGGATCAGCCCAAACCGTCGGCGTGCAGGACTCTGTTCGGTCCGGTGGATCACGAAGAGTTAAAGAGGGAGTTAACGGGCCACCTGAAGGCGATGGAAGAGGCGGCGGCCGAGACCTGGGGCTTCgacttctccacacacacaccgcggCCCAACGCCAGATTCATCTGGAAAGTGGTGGACAGTAAGGACTTACCGAGTTTCTACAGCGCGTCTGAACCGCtgagtaaaagtgtgtgtgtgtccgggAATAACGGAGTGGATCTAAACGGGAACTGTGGACTAACCGAGCAGAAGGAGGACAGGTCCGAGAAACAAACCGACAGGACGGACAAGAGGAAAAGACCTGCGTGTGTCGGtatgtttggggttgttttcaGGGGAAATGCCTTCACTTTAGCCAtttagcctgtgtgtgtgtgtctgtgtgtgtgtgtgtgtgtgtttactgttacATAGGCGAATTCTGTGATCGGAGGTGCACAGTTTATAAAGTAGctgtcatttgtgtgtgtgtgtgtgcgcgagacagtgagagagacagtgtgtgtgtgcgcgagacagtgagagagacagtgtgtgtgtgcgcgagacagtgagagagacagtgtgtgtgcgcgagacagtgagagagacagtgtgtgtgtgacagtgagagagacggtgtgtgtgtgtgacagtgagggagacagtgtgtgacagtgagggagacagtgtgtgtgtgtgacagtgagg
Proteins encoded in this region:
- the cdkn1bb gene encoding cyclin-dependent kinase inhibitor 1Bb, which codes for MSNVRLSNGSPTLERMDAARLGDQPKPSACRTLFGPVDHEELKRELTGHLKAMEEAAAETWGFDFSTHTPRPNARFIWKVVDSKDLPSFYSASEPLSKSVCVSGNNGVDLNGNCGLTEQKEDRSEKQTDRTDKRKRPACVDSSSCSTKRSRTCLNETPHTPKKCSPPRHT